The Lucilia cuprina isolate Lc7/37 chromosome 5, ASM2204524v1, whole genome shotgun sequence genome includes a window with the following:
- the LOC111683424 gene encoding myb-like protein AA, protein MKLIILTLLFGLLGYTISKPLDDASDALVEIEKQRLIKFPEEVEKPSVVEGDEKHDEAKRILQEIEKINQALGYVKKQADPTRSPAILDSSQYLFPNTGYQPFHVQSPPVMGVNGETLLLPSIRSVKLETVHHNKASEHNRPPTRKPQKPKVTAKPQKPKVTTKPKNPLYFKPQRVEIPAPQTKAEEKLLPSHFVIPVRLFKQNKQQYVAKNNPQEYKVKGYKIVGDIDHFYGKTKANKTSTNSKVKSTAKYHLFFLPQEVVPKSTLKDIKAIDDNSKENTSREEKVNHRPYKVQANSQTVTTGNTVNTTSSSQIVRKRLVAKPQKSSVVSASSSTVVKVQPTTNGSGQQQQQVQQQQQQQQQQLYEKPTAAQQITQIIQPSEATPSYNALNNPTAATNNNNNNPNQIIKNRPLFNLQNGNNNNNNGIKNRPLLELQNNINNINNATSNAIKNAFQNIFRLPFRPQDPNKPLTATEFTPVQTVPLQIPQLLPAPQQQFYTSPSSPQAPPHPFYGNDEVQNDHLDSDYKWDDENVSADSSSSGDQYTYNTSQESGEPEEKKIFSHLLKHKQETQSDALKHGGIIIQRLKVRKGGIAIAGPGGVATAGSGGTAIVGPGGYALTHPRSLTIAGPGAKIIAIPSNVDLKDALQRTNLESQMFPREGRIVATGPTVYYAPPTGDYVEI, encoded by the exons atgaaattaattata ttaACGCTTCTTTTTGGCCTGCTGGGTTATACCATATCTAAGCCCTTGGATGATGCCTCTGATGCTTTGGTAGA AATTGAAAAACAAAGACTTATAAAATTTCCCGAAGAAGTCGAAAAGCCCAGTGTTGTGGAGGGCGATGAAAAACATGATGAAGCTAAACGTATATTGcaggaaattgaaaaaattaatcaaGCTTTGGGCTATGTGAAAAAACAAGCCGATCCTACACGTTCACCCGCCATACTAGACTCTTCGCAATATTTGTTTCCCAATACGGGATATCAACCATTTCATGTACAAAGTCCACCAGTAATGGGAGTTAATGGTGAAACTTTGTTATTACCCTCTATAAGATCGGTGAAATTGGAAACAGTTCATCATAATAAAGCAAGTGAGCACAATAGACCTCCAACGAGAAAACCACAAAAGCCCAAAGTAACAGCAAAACCACAAAAGCCCAAAGtaacaacaaaaccaaaaaatccttTATATTTCAAGCCACAACGTGTTGAGATACCAGCACCCCAGACGAAAGCGGAAGAAAAACTATTGCCCAGTCATTTTGTTATACCAGTAAGACTATTTAAGCAAAACAAGCAGCAATATGTTGCAAAGAACAATCCTCAGGAGTATAAGGTTAAAGGTTACAAAATCGTAGGTGATATAGATCATTTCTATGGCAAAACTAAAGCCAATAAAACTTCTACTAACAGTAAAGTTAAGTCTACAGCAAAATATCATTTATTCTTTTTGCCCCAAGAAGTGGTGCCAAAAAGTACGTTGAAAGATATTAAAGCCATTGATGACAACTCTAAGGAAAATACCTCCAGGGAAGAAAAAGTGAACCATAGGCCTTATAAGGTGCAGGCTAATAGTCAAACTGTGACCACTGGTAATACAGTTAATACTACTAGTTCTTCACAAATCGTTAGAAAACGTCTGGTAGCAAAACCTCAAAAATCTTCCGTAGTTTCGGCTTCCAGCAGTACCGTAGTTAAAGTACAACCCACAACTAATGGCAGCggtcaacagcaacaacaagtacaacaacagcagcagcaacaacaacagcaactttaTGAAAAACCTACTGCTGCCCAACAGATAACACAAATCATACAACCATCTGAGGCTACACCTTCTTATAACGCTTTAAATAATCCAACTGCTGcaaccaataacaacaataataatcccAATCAAATCATCAAAAATAGACCCTTGTTTAATCTACAAAAcggtaataacaacaacaataacggcATCAAAAATCGTCCCCTTTTGGAATTGCAAAATAATATCAACAACATTAATAATGCCACTTCCAATGCCATTAAGAATgcctttcaaaatattttccgtTTACCCTTTCGTCCCCAAGACCCTAATAAACCTTTAACAGCTACCGAATTTACTCCAGTACAAACAGTGCCTCTGCAAATACCACAACTATTGCCGGCTCCACAACAGCAATTTTACACCAGTCCTAGTTCACCACAAGCTCCTCCCCATCCCTTCTATGGCAACGATGAAGTACAAAATGACCATTTAGATTCTGATTATAAATGGGATGATGAAAATGTCAGTGCTGATAGTTCTAGCTCAGGCGATCAATACACCTATAACACTTCTCAAGAATCAGGTGAACCTgaggaaaagaaaattttctctcaTCTATTAAAGCACAAACAGGAAACTCAAAGCGATGCCCTCAAACATGGCGGTATTATTATTCAAAGACTTAAGGTACGCAAGGGAGGTATTGCTATAGCTGGACCCGGTGGTGTAGCTACAGCTGGCAGTGGTGGTACAGCTATTGTAGGCCCCGGCGGTTATGCTCTAACACATCCCCGTAGTTTAACTATAGCCGGTCCGGGTGCCAAGATTATTGCCATACCTTCGAATGTTGATTTGAAAGATGCATTACAGAGAACAAATTTAGAGTCACAAATGTTTCCGCGTGAGGGACGTATAGTGGCTACTGGGCCAACGGTCTATTACGCTCCGCCTACTGGAGATTATGTAGAGATTTAA